A single Thermoanaerobacterales bacterium DNA region contains:
- a CDS encoding NAD-dependent 4,6-dehydratase LegB has protein sequence MATQVLVTGAGGFIGSHLVEALVDKGYKVRAFVRYNARNDWGWLENVPCRREVEVYTGDIRDYDSVRDAMRGVETVFHLAALIGIPYSYRSPQAYIRTNVEGTYNILQAAREEGVRVIHTSTSEVYGTARYIPIDEEHPLQAQSPYAATKIAADQLALSFHRSFGLPVVVVRPFNTYGPRQSARAVIPTIITQALAGRFPVRLGNLAPTRDLNFVRDTVEGFITVGLSENTVGEVVNLATGREISIADLVQTIGRVMGIEIPVQGDAARVRPERSEVGRLCGDNRKAWELTGWTPRYSLEEGLRSTADWFRDNRHLYKADLYNV, from the coding sequence GTGGCAACGCAGGTCCTGGTGACCGGCGCGGGGGGCTTCATCGGGTCACACCTTGTCGAGGCACTGGTAGATAAAGGCTACAAGGTTAGGGCCTTTGTCCGTTACAATGCCCGGAATGACTGGGGCTGGCTGGAGAATGTTCCGTGTCGCCGAGAAGTGGAAGTGTATACAGGCGACATTCGGGACTACGACAGCGTCCGTGACGCGATGCGGGGCGTAGAGACAGTATTTCACTTGGCGGCTCTAATTGGTATCCCCTACTCCTACCGATCGCCCCAGGCATACATTAGAACGAACGTCGAAGGAACCTATAACATTCTTCAAGCGGCTCGTGAGGAAGGGGTCCGCGTCATTCACACCTCAACATCCGAGGTCTACGGAACGGCACGCTACATACCAATTGACGAGGAGCATCCTTTACAGGCGCAGTCCCCGTACGCGGCCACCAAGATCGCCGCCGACCAGTTGGCGCTTTCCTTCCACCGGTCTTTCGGGCTGCCGGTGGTCGTGGTTCGGCCCTTCAACACTTACGGCCCGCGGCAGTCGGCACGGGCCGTCATCCCTACGATCATCACCCAGGCCCTGGCGGGTCGGTTTCCCGTCAGGCTGGGCAACCTGGCCCCCACGCGCGACCTCAATTTCGTCCGGGACACGGTGGAGGGCTTCATCACCGTCGGCCTTTCCGAGAATACGGTGGGCGAGGTGGTGAACCTGGCCACCGGCCGGGAGATTTCCATCGCGGACCTGGTGCAAACCATCGGGCGGGTAATGGGCATTGAAATCCCGGTCCAAGGGGACGCCGCACGCGTGCGTCCCGAACGGAGTGAAGTGGGGCGGTTGTGCGGCGACAACCGCAAGGCCTGGGAGTTGACCGGCTGGACGCCGCGGTACAGCCTGGAGGAGGGGCTACGGAGCACGGCGGACTGGTTCAGGGACAACCGCCACCTCTACAAGGCCGACCTCTATAACGTATAG